Genomic DNA from uncultured Methanospirillum sp.:
CTATCCTAACAATGGATCCTTCTGGAAAAATACTCTCTACGAACCCTGCATTTCAACAATTATCCAGAATATCCAAAGAACAGTTACTTACCATGAGAGTACAGGATTTTAAGATTCTAAAAAGGGAAGGACGCTCACTACAGGATATACTTGCATCCAGGCAGCCATCAAGAGGAAGACTCGTTGTTGATTTTGGATGGGGAGTCAGAACCCTTGATTTTACCTACATTCCAATCGTGAATGCGAACGATGTTGTGACCTCCCTGGTTTCGATGTATGTTGATGTCACTGAACTTTTAGATAAGATCCACGAGTCTGAATCATTGGTTCGAGAGAATCCGGCTTCCATTTTAACAATGGATCCTTCTGGAAAAATACTCTCTACGAACCCTGCATTTCAACAATTATCCAGGATTTCGGAGGAAAAACTACTGTCCATGAAACTACAGGACTTTAAGATCCTTGAAAGAGAAGGTCTTTCCCTTCAGAGTATTCTTGCCTCTAAACAACCATCGAGGGGAAGACTTGTTGTGGACTTTGGATGGGCAGTAAGAATCCTTGATTTTACTTATATTCCAATCGTAAACGCGAATGATATTGTGACCTCTTTGGTCTCGATGTACGTGGATGTCACAGATCAGATATCCTATATTGAGGAGATCAAGACCTTTATCAGGGAAAATCCACATGCCATCATCACAGTAACTCCTGATCTGTCCATTACTGATGTTAATCCTGCCTTTTCACGAATCACAGGATACAGTTCTGAACAAAGTCTAAAGATGAAACTGTCTGATATCAAAGTACTTGAACGCAAAGGAAAAACTTTAAAAGACTCACTTGCAAGTAAAAAACCAGAGGGCGGAAAACTAATTGTTGAAACTCCCGCAGGACTGCGACACCTTGAATGTGTATATATCCCAATCATAGATAAAAAAGGAGAAGTTCAGAGATTTATTGAAATATTTACTGATTTGACTGCAGTAAATTCGATGATACAATATTTGAGTAAATCTGTAGCACTCATCCAGGAAAACATCAGTTCCATTGCCAGGGGAGATACAAATTTCACGAGCACCGTTCTTGATGCAGATGAACATTCTGCATCTGCAAGAGAGGAATTTGTAAAGATCAATACGGCTGTTGAGACTGCACGTAACGCGATTACCCAACTGGTGAATGATTCAAACACGATTGCCAAATCAGCAATAGCCGGAGATCTCAGTTTTAGATCTGATCCAACCATTCATGAAGGCGACTATCGGGCTATAATTGAAGGGATGAACCAGACTCTTGATTCTATATCAATTCCGATTCAGGAATCCATGAAAGTTGCAGAGGCCTATTCAAATTATAACTTCACTGCACGATTCGAACCATCAATAAAAGTAAAAGGGGACTGGACACAGTTTGTTTTTGCACTAAACAATATGGGTATCCAGGTTTCCGAAGCAATCTCATTGATTACTAAAAATGTCACTGATCTGGTCACCAGTAGTGAAGAGGTCCATGCAAGTATTGAGGAGGTTCTTTCTGGTGCACAACAGATCGCATCAAATACCGGTAAAGTAAGTCAGAATGCAGAACAAGGAAATGATGGAATTGCCCAGGTTCTCAAAGCGATGGAGGATCTCAACGTTACAGTTGGAGCCGTATCACGAAAAATCGAATCAGTTTCCGTAGCTTCAGATGAGGCAAATAACCTTGCAAAAACAGGTGTTGAACTTGCCAAACAATCTGAAAAAGCAATGACGGAGATTACACTATCGGCAAACGAGGTTGACTCAATTGTAACAGGGATCAATTCCCAGATGGATGAGATCGGAAAGATAGTTCGTTTAATATCAGATATTGCAAACCAGACCAACTTACTCGCTCTTAATGCAGCTATTGAAGCTGCCCGGGCCGGGGAGGCAGGTAGAGGATTTGCAGTCGTAGCAGCTGAAGTCAAATCCCTTGCCCAGGATTCACGAAAATCTGCTGAGAATATAGAGGATATGATCGCAACCCTGCAGACAAAAGCAAAACAGGCAACCGAGGCGATGGGGAAATCCACTCATGCAGTACAGGACGGAAGCTCAGCCCTGAAGCAGACTCTATCTGCGTTTGACCAGATTGCCACCACCATAGAAGATATCAACCGAAATACCGTCGAGGTCGCATCGGCTTCGGAGGAACAGGCTGCATCTGTTGAAGAAGTAACCGCCAGTATACAGGAAGTTTCAAACCTGGTTCAGAATACATCACATGAAGCCGGAGATGCTGCTGCAGCAACCGAGGAAACGAGTGCTTCAATAGAAGAAATTGGTCGTATAATGAATGGTGTTGTCACAATCGCTGAAAGTATCTCTGGCGAGATGACCAAGTTCAGGGTAGCATGATACCATGAGTGAGTATGAACAGGTATCCTCTAAAAATATCCATGGAGTTAAAACAGAAACAAAAGAAGAGATCCAGATTGTTGAGTTCCTTCTTGGAAAGGATAAATTTGCACTCAACCTTTTTGATGTAAAGGAGATTGTTGAATATACCCGGATTACACCAGTTCCAGAAAGTGGTCAGTACATCAAGGGAATTATTGATTTAAGAGGAGATATTACCACAATAATAGATCTCAAATCAAAATTGGGAATCGTATCATCTAGAGATGATCTTAAACGGTCCAGGAATATCGTAATAGATAGTTCAGTGACAAATAGCAAGAGCGGAATCCTTGTTGATGATATAGCAACCGTTCTTTCAATCACAGAATCAGAGATCGATAAAAAAGTATGCGATAAAAACGGATCATCGTTCATCCTTGGAGTCATACGACATAAACAGGGAGATAAGGAATCTGATAATGGTGAACTGGTAATATGGATCGATGTCCCAGGTCTTTTGAGGGATATGGGTCAGTAGAGGAACTACTATGTCTCCTTAATTTATATTATAGGTTTTGGTTTAACCGATTATCACAGCCATTAAAGAAAGAAGACCATGGAAGTCCTATATGGTAATCTCTGGTTCTGGCTATTGGGTATCTGCAATGTTTTATGAGAGATTACACTAATTATCTTTTGTTCTAACCAGTATGATTAAAAAGGCTGACGATGAAAGGAGAAAAATACTTGCAGTACTTAAAGATGATCGGTATTCTCTTTCGATTTCAGCAATTGCTCAGCATACAGGGCTTAATCGCCATATGGTCGCCCGACACCTGGATATGCTTGAATTACTTGGAAAAGTAAGAAAGTTAGAGAAGGGAACGGCAAAAAAGTATTTACTTGTCAAAAGTATTCCGGTATTCGGTCTGATAGATATAAGTTCAGATCTGATTCTAATCCTCAATTCAAACTTAATAGTTCAGTATATAAATGCATCTGCATGTAGATACTTCAATACATCGCTCAATGACTGTATCGGGATACATGTAAACTCGTTACATTTTCCATTGCTATCTGACTGGGACGTAATTAAGGCATTGAGCTCTTTTTCTTTTGAAAAATCCGAGGTGATTGTTATCCAGGATTTCCACGGGCTATGGTTTGAGATAACTATCCTCCGTTTTTCTCTTCTCCACGCATCAAATCAGATTTCACTCATTTGCAGGAATATCACTGAAAAAAGGCGTTCTGAAGAGGAACTTAAAACAACCCAGCAAAAATACGTTCATGCATTTCATGAATCGCCAGATGGCATTATTATGAGCAACCTCGAAACAGGTGAACTTCTTGAGGTTAATCCCTCATATTGCAATCTGGTTGGATATGCCTGGCCTGACTTAGTGGGTAAGACTTCAGTGGAACTGGGGCTATTTGAATCGTATGAATTCCGGAAATCCCTTATTCAAAATATAAAAAATAGTGATAACAATAAATATCGCTATGACCTGAAAATCCACAATTTATCTGGAGAAATAATCGATGTATCATGTTCATCCAGTATAATTCATATGCAGGATAGAAATTGTATGCTCACAGTTATCCGGGATGTCAGTGAACAAAAACGGTCAGAGGAGCAGGTACGTAAAACTGAAGCCCTATATCGTCTTCTTGCTGACAATACCATGGATGTAATCTGGATTATGGATCCTGTAACCTATTCACTTTCCTATGTGTCTCCATCTATCGAACGTCTATTGGGATGGACTCCTGATCAAATATTACAGATGAAAATTCAGGAGATTATGACAAAGAAAACATATCTCCGGATGATACTAAAAGTGCCTCAGTATATCAAAGGTCATATAAAAGGGCGATATCCGGATTATTGCAGACTTCGAATAAATTATTTGCATTCAAACGGATCAAAAGTCCCGACTGAAGCTGTTATCACCTTTATAAAAGATGAATTCGGAACGATTACACAACTATTGGGAGTCTCAAGAGATATTTCATACAGACTGGAAATAGAAGAAAAATCACGACAGTTTGAGCGCCATTACCGTTTATTTGCCGATTCAACCACAGACCTTGTATGGGTAATGGATCCATTATCAAGACAACTAAAGTATATGAGTCCGTCTGTTACTGCAATGCTTGGCTGGATACCGCGTGAGATCTGCGAAAAACCTTTTGAAAAATTCATTTCTCCAGATATGCGTGAGGAGTTCATTTCCAACTGTAAGATGCATTACCAGGAATTTCTCGATACTAATAGTACGCGAC
This window encodes:
- a CDS encoding PAS domain-containing protein; translation: MTRSDSATINSKDTASLQKIIDSIPIATFIIGKNGTVIDCNKGTLRIFGAGSREEIVGKHPGLLAPQTQRNGRPSDSESRKYIQKAHETGSVTFYFDHSTLNGSIFSAKVTLTKIEYEGEPCLLSSVTDMTGQVRIEENNTLIHENPYALVEMDPNLSIIGVNQAFLEMSGYKREDWIGRSFTDFAIIRRDGQTVNEAIHNKRKATGKLVIEFPSGVKALEYSHIPVIDDTGEISKIFAVFADNTDLVEKINEAESLVRENPASILTMDLTGKILSTNPAFQQLSRISKEQLLTMKMQDFKILKREGRSQQDILASRQPSRGRLVVDFGWGVRTLDFTYIPIINAKDAVTSLVSMYVDVTELLEKIHESESLIKENPASILTMDPSGKILSTNPAFQQLSRISKEQLLTMRVQDFKILKREGRSLQDILASRQPSRGRLVVDFGWGVRTLDFTYIPIVNANDVVTSLVSMYVDVTELLDKIHESESLVRENPASILTMDPSGKILSTNPAFQQLSRISEEKLLSMKLQDFKILEREGLSLQSILASKQPSRGRLVVDFGWAVRILDFTYIPIVNANDIVTSLVSMYVDVTDQISYIEEIKTFIRENPHAIITVTPDLSITDVNPAFSRITGYSSEQSLKMKLSDIKVLERKGKTLKDSLASKKPEGGKLIVETPAGLRHLECVYIPIIDKKGEVQRFIEIFTDLTAVNSMIQYLSKSVALIQENISSIARGDTNFTSTVLDADEHSASAREEFVKINTAVETARNAITQLVNDSNTIAKSAIAGDLSFRSDPTIHEGDYRAIIEGMNQTLDSISIPIQESMKVAEAYSNYNFTARFEPSIKVKGDWTQFVFALNNMGIQVSEAISLITKNVTDLVTSSEEVHASIEEVLSGAQQIASNTGKVSQNAEQGNDGIAQVLKAMEDLNVTVGAVSRKIESVSVASDEANNLAKTGVELAKQSEKAMTEITLSANEVDSIVTGINSQMDEIGKIVRLISDIANQTNLLALNAAIEAARAGEAGRGFAVVAAEVKSLAQDSRKSAENIEDMIATLQTKAKQATEAMGKSTHAVQDGSSALKQTLSAFDQIATTIEDINRNTVEVASASEEQAASVEEVTASIQEVSNLVQNTSHEAGDAAAATEETSASIEEIGRIMNGVVTIAESISGEMTKFRVA
- a CDS encoding chemotaxis protein CheW, producing MSEYEQVSSKNIHGVKTETKEEIQIVEFLLGKDKFALNLFDVKEIVEYTRITPVPESGQYIKGIIDLRGDITTIIDLKSKLGIVSSRDDLKRSRNIVIDSSVTNSKSGILVDDIATVLSITESEIDKKVCDKNGSSFILGVIRHKQGDKESDNGELVIWIDVPGLLRDMGQ
- a CDS encoding PAS domain S-box protein, which encodes MIKKADDERRKILAVLKDDRYSLSISAIAQHTGLNRHMVARHLDMLELLGKVRKLEKGTAKKYLLVKSIPVFGLIDISSDLILILNSNLIVQYINASACRYFNTSLNDCIGIHVNSLHFPLLSDWDVIKALSSFSFEKSEVIVIQDFHGLWFEITILRFSLLHASNQISLICRNITEKRRSEEELKTTQQKYVHAFHESPDGIIMSNLETGELLEVNPSYCNLVGYAWPDLVGKTSVELGLFESYEFRKSLIQNIKNSDNNKYRYDLKIHNLSGEIIDVSCSSSIIHMQDRNCMLTVIRDVSEQKRSEEQVRKTEALYRLLADNTMDVIWIMDPVTYSLSYVSPSIERLLGWTPDQILQMKIQEIMTKKTYLRMILKVPQYIKGHIKGRYPDYCRLRINYLHSNGSKVPTEAVITFIKDEFGTITQLLGVSRDISYRLEIEEKSRQFERHYRLFADSTTDLVWVMDPLSRQLKYMSPSVTAMLGWIPREICEKPFEKFISPDMREEFISNCKMHYQEFLDTNSTRQYTSELRMLTKSGDIVWNEFISHYSRNEEIGVVEVIGTSRNITEKKEVLLKLTEREANYKLIFDNIKDVIWILDLQSDIFTYVSPSISLLFGYQPDDIMGEPSSNINPGIIDTIGINLLKQQISDYQSGDENAVFRQMMSIYNHQDGCILSIETSISLIHASDQKLIQAIGILREVQDNRYK